The following are encoded together in the Ovis aries strain OAR_USU_Benz2616 breed Rambouillet chromosome X, ARS-UI_Ramb_v3.0, whole genome shotgun sequence genome:
- the LOC114111687 gene encoding histone H2B-like yields MENGGSTVSAPSSDSHEEDVIIIETSTSETEPSEMEMAKAETSKPEPYDAEPRKAKQKTAKGRRCRRRRCRQGNFSSFATYFPRVLKQVHTGLSLSRESVNVLDSFVKDMFERIAEEAGRLAHINKRCTIMTEDIQTAVRLLLPGELGKYAVSEATKSVIRYHTCR; encoded by the coding sequence ATGGAGAATGGTGGCTCTACCGTGTCTGCACCATCCTCTGACAGCCATGAGGAAGACGTGATCATCATAGAAACCAGCACCTCCGAAACTGAGCCCTCTGAAATGGAGATGGCGAAAGCCGAGACCTCCAAACCAGAGCCGTATGATGCGGAACCAAGAAAGGCAAAGCAGAAGACAGCTAAGGGCCGCCGTTGCCGTCGCCGCCGCTGCCGTCAGGGCAATTTCTCAAGCTTTGCTACCTATTTCCCTAGGGTGCTGAAGCAAGTACATACAGGCCTGAGTCTTTCCCGTGAGTCCGTGAACGTCCTGGATTCGTTTGTGAAAGATATGTTCGAGCGGATTGCCGAAGAGGCCGGGCGCCTGGCCCACATCAACAAGCGCTGCACCATCATGACCGAAGACATCCAGACAGCCGTGCGTCTTCTGTTGCCTGGGGAGCTCGGCAAGTACGCCGTGTCCGAGGCCACCAAGTCGGTCATCAGATACCACACCTGCAGATGA